In Desulfonatronum sp. SC1, one genomic interval encodes:
- a CDS encoding FG-GAP-like repeat-containing protein — MRHFFRFVLMAVILFTCATPPSAALAEDALKRFAVLPFTVHGPDQYAYLGQGVQTMLASRLKWVGRFEDVDRPVITRTVPTTPASLDQAQEALNALGTDYLIFGSVTILGDQASLDAHVLDAQGNDFPYSAQVPLNDLIPALEGVAREINAQVFGRRQEQADQPQTGRPARAAVPSHPDLIYNEYGPERTPYHLNPEILYTGSADAPGRWRSQALPFPSLGMVVGDANGDGKNEIFILTDNKILAYHVMDNRLMPLAEYAAPARIQCLNINLLDINRDGFQEIIVSAILEEAPRSFILNFIDGRFTLLEDRIPLYMNVVRHPPDYRSVLIGQRQGRNRLFDSSVHEVVRMDGRLEPGTALNLPREANVFNFTFLPQDNDFKIVIADHRDKLRVFSSTSSFQSVTEESYGGSALGLEVVDGLPGLGQDKDEEMRDYYYIPSRLVPVRLGRDTAWNLLVNRNISVSAQFFARYRYFPQGEIHSLFWDGINLNINWKTRRIRGTVVDYGLEDVMNDGRTELFVLVNTHPGVTGFTQRRTVLLTYALDLDTVPDAGTTLDIGLE, encoded by the coding sequence ATGCGTCATTTCTTTCGTTTTGTGCTAATGGCCGTTATTTTGTTCACCTGCGCTACCCCGCCCAGTGCGGCCCTGGCCGAGGACGCGCTGAAGCGCTTCGCCGTGCTGCCCTTCACCGTGCACGGTCCGGACCAGTACGCCTACCTTGGGCAGGGCGTGCAGACCATGCTGGCCTCGCGGCTGAAGTGGGTCGGCCGCTTCGAAGACGTGGACAGGCCCGTCATCACCCGGACTGTGCCCACGACTCCGGCCTCATTGGACCAGGCTCAGGAGGCGTTGAACGCTCTGGGCACGGACTACCTGATCTTCGGCAGCGTAACCATTCTCGGCGACCAGGCCAGCCTGGACGCTCATGTTCTGGACGCTCAGGGCAACGATTTCCCGTACTCCGCCCAGGTTCCGCTCAACGACTTGATTCCCGCGTTGGAAGGTGTGGCCCGGGAAATCAACGCCCAGGTCTTCGGCAGGCGCCAGGAACAGGCCGACCAGCCCCAAACGGGCCGACCGGCCCGGGCCGCCGTTCCGAGCCATCCGGACCTGATTTACAACGAGTACGGTCCGGAGCGCACCCCGTACCATCTGAACCCGGAAATACTCTACACCGGTTCGGCTGACGCGCCCGGCCGCTGGCGCAGCCAGGCCCTGCCCTTCCCCTCCCTGGGCATGGTGGTCGGCGACGCAAACGGCGACGGCAAAAACGAGATATTCATCCTTACTGACAACAAAATCCTGGCCTACCACGTAATGGACAACAGGCTGATGCCTCTGGCCGAATACGCGGCGCCAGCCCGGATTCAATGCCTGAACATCAATCTGCTGGACATCAACCGGGACGGATTTCAGGAAATTATCGTCTCGGCGATACTTGAGGAAGCACCCCGGTCGTTCATTTTGAATTTTATCGATGGCCGCTTCACACTTCTTGAGGATCGCATCCCCCTGTACATGAATGTGGTACGCCACCCCCCGGACTACCGTTCCGTCCTGATCGGCCAGCGCCAGGGCCGCAACCGGCTGTTTGATTCCAGCGTCCACGAGGTAGTGCGCATGGACGGACGTCTGGAGCCTGGCACGGCTCTGAACCTGCCCCGTGAAGCCAACGTCTTTAATTTCACCTTTCTGCCCCAGGACAACGACTTCAAGATCGTCATCGCTGACCATCGCGACAAACTGCGCGTCTTTTCCTCCACTAGCAGTTTTCAGTCGGTCACCGAGGAGTCCTATGGCGGTTCGGCTCTTGGCCTGGAGGTTGTCGATGGGTTGCCGGGCCTCGGCCAGGACAAGGACGAGGAGATGCGGGACTACTACTACATTCCCTCGCGTCTGGTTCCGGTCCGGCTGGGCAGGGACACGGCCTGGAACCTGTTGGTCAATCGAAACATCTCCGTTTCGGCCCAATTCTTCGCCCGCTATCGGTATTTCCCCCAGGGAGAAATTCACTCTCTTTTCTGGGACGGCATCAACCTGAACATCAACTGGAAGACCCGGCGCATTCGCGGCACGGTGGTGGATTACGGCCTGGAAGACGTGATGAACGACGGACGCACCGAGCTTTTCGTGCTGGTGAACACCCACCCCGGAGTGACCGGGTTCACCCAGCGCCGCACCGTGTTGCTGACCTACGCCCTGGACCTGGACACCGTGCCGGATGCCGGGACCACGCTGGACATCGGCCTGGAATAG
- a CDS encoding S24 family peptidase, with product MKFDDFFKRASQVTEIGSQKDLANLLGIEPPAITLAKTRGVPKNWALTISNMFGVSLEWLKTGTGPVYQSSKARTIFIPKVSARVCAGSGSLDVRDNIIGEMPFGRSWLSQLGRPESMVVMDVVGDSMSPELEPGDSILLDQSQTEIQSNKLYVIGLADVLQVKRVQARSGLVTLYSANQRYEPVTLQGDEIETLRIIGRVLWSSRNYA from the coding sequence ATGAAATTCGACGACTTCTTCAAACGCGCATCCCAGGTCACCGAGATCGGCAGTCAGAAAGACCTGGCCAATCTCCTGGGCATCGAACCCCCGGCCATCACCCTGGCCAAGACACGGGGCGTTCCCAAGAACTGGGCGCTGACCATTTCCAACATGTTCGGGGTAAGCCTGGAATGGCTGAAAACAGGTACAGGTCCGGTTTATCAATCCAGCAAGGCCAGGACCATCTTCATTCCCAAGGTTTCCGCCAGAGTCTGTGCCGGTTCCGGCTCGCTGGACGTGCGGGACAACATCATTGGCGAGATGCCCTTTGGTCGTTCCTGGCTCAGCCAGCTAGGCCGGCCGGAAAGCATGGTGGTCATGGACGTGGTCGGCGACAGCATGTCTCCGGAACTGGAACCCGGCGACAGTATTTTGCTTGACCAGAGTCAGACCGAGATCCAGAGCAACAAACTCTACGTCATCGGCCTGGCGGACGTGCTCCAGGTCAAGAGGGTCCAGGCCCGCTCCGGCCTGGTCACGCTCTACAGCGCCAATCAGCGCTATGAACCGGTCACCCTCCAGGGCGATGAGATCGAGACCCTGCGAATCATTGGCCGGGTGTTGTGGAGCAGTCGGAACTACGCCTGA
- a CDS encoding universal stress protein, with the protein MLKKIVQPLDLSESLADVKIRSSFIDRFGGQEIVLIHVMNPGLGDKGMVRARLAHLVDELNQVGIQAKSVVTQGHVASQITRAAMESAADVIYLPASRKNFLVSSFLGSTTEDVIRLSDIPVFIHKQRPELVRTEKVRNLVFATDFGKAASRVWLYVRMLGRFVSKLTILHVGERASDPDTEQLRRENAETLLQELRAKFTDDFQEVALISRIGSPAKHIIDVVEQIQADLVVLGRLNEPFPSKLLGSTCSRVTSGVSSSVLLIP; encoded by the coding sequence ATGCTGAAAAAAATTGTCCAGCCGTTGGACCTGAGCGAATCCCTCGCGGATGTAAAAATTCGCTCGTCGTTCATCGACCGGTTCGGCGGCCAGGAGATCGTCCTGATCCATGTCATGAACCCCGGGCTCGGCGACAAGGGCATGGTGCGGGCGCGATTGGCGCATCTTGTCGACGAGTTGAACCAGGTGGGCATCCAGGCCAAGTCCGTGGTCACGCAAGGTCATGTGGCCTCCCAGATCACCCGGGCCGCCATGGAGTCGGCCGCGGACGTGATCTATCTGCCCGCCAGCCGCAAGAACTTCCTGGTATCGTCATTTTTGGGGAGCACGACCGAAGACGTCATCCGCCTCTCCGATATCCCGGTCTTCATCCACAAGCAGCGGCCAGAGCTGGTCCGTACCGAGAAGGTTCGCAACCTCGTCTTTGCCACGGACTTTGGCAAGGCGGCGAGCCGGGTCTGGCTGTATGTGCGCATGCTGGGCCGCTTCGTTTCCAAGCTGACCATCCTCCACGTGGGAGAACGGGCCTCCGACCCGGACACGGAACAACTGCGCAGGGAAAACGCCGAGACGTTGCTCCAGGAGCTGCGCGCGAAATTCACGGACGACTTCCAGGAGGTCGCCCTGATCTCCCGGATCGGCTCGCCCGCCAAACACATCATCGACGTCGTCGAGCAGATCCAGGCCGACCTGGTCGTCCTGGGACGGCTCAATGAACCGTTTCCTTCCAAACTGCTCGGTTCCACCTGCTCTCGGGTCACATCCGGGGTATCCAGCTCGGTTTTGCTGATTCCTTGA
- a CDS encoding SLC13 family permease: protein MDLFLLTTIIAAALVVFIAGWLRVDLVGLLVLSALALTGLVSPQDALAGFSSPAVVTVWAMFILSAGLTRTGVAHQLGQPLQRFAKGSEAVLIIALMVAASLLSALINTVTVAAILLPATMELARRSGRPPSRLLMPLALGCLLGGPFTGISTPPNILATDALRNAGYAPFALLDFTPITAVIVAAGITFVVLIGRRMLPTHKPGPSAAGQRERSSGASYEMDSHVFAITIPADSPLDGRTLAESRIGSALFLTVVALRRKGLLMLAPRATDVLEAGDTVIVHGQPEQLQRFHGDQHLRVEPLGRLDALFCERTAIVEAHVGEQSPLVGTTLAQSGLRREHLVQVLRVRTAEGRTLKHPQYHRFTPGDRLLLQGEREPLKKLVQSGIVTDPISIQTGPLQNLRAASKEKSGALPGGDVHFLAVRVPEGSVLAGRDLMDSRLGNAFGLTVVSILRDDAMVCMPAASEIVRSGDLLVLQGTERDLELLKGLQELTIAEQDPELLAELESQQVAVTEVLLSPRTSLAGKTLADLMFRDQYGVSVLAVWRKGRAHRTGLQDLPLQFGDALLVHGPRRSLEAIARNPDFLVLDQAAAQAPRMEKAPVAVLIMLCVVLSAVFGLLPIAIAALVGSTLMVLLKCISMDEAYRAIEWKVVFLIACMLPLGVAVENTGAAQVGAQALISVVGDLGPRWVVAALFLVTVLGTQVIPTAALVVLMAPVALTTAETMAISPQLLMMTVAMSASSSYASPLSHPAHLLVMSPGGYRFVDYMKLGVPLTIISMLVCVWLLPVLFPA, encoded by the coding sequence ATGGATCTTTTTCTCTTAACGACGATCATCGCGGCGGCCCTGGTGGTGTTCATCGCCGGGTGGCTGCGGGTGGATCTGGTGGGGTTGCTGGTGCTGTCCGCCCTGGCCCTGACCGGCCTCGTCTCTCCGCAAGACGCTCTGGCCGGTTTTAGCAGCCCGGCAGTGGTCACGGTTTGGGCCATGTTCATCCTGTCCGCCGGACTGACCCGCACCGGCGTGGCCCACCAGCTTGGCCAACCGTTGCAACGCTTTGCCAAAGGCAGCGAGGCCGTTTTGATCATCGCCCTGATGGTGGCCGCGAGCTTGCTTTCCGCCCTGATCAACACGGTCACCGTGGCCGCGATTTTGTTGCCCGCAACCATGGAACTGGCCCGGCGCAGCGGTCGTCCTCCGTCAAGGCTGTTGATGCCTCTGGCCCTGGGCTGTCTGCTGGGCGGGCCGTTCACCGGGATATCCACCCCGCCCAACATTCTGGCAACGGACGCCCTGCGCAACGCCGGTTACGCACCCTTCGCCCTGCTGGACTTTACGCCCATCACCGCGGTCATCGTCGCGGCCGGGATCACCTTCGTGGTGCTTATCGGCCGCCGGATGCTGCCGACCCACAAACCCGGACCATCCGCGGCGGGACAACGGGAACGGTCTTCCGGGGCTTCCTATGAGATGGACTCCCATGTCTTCGCCATCACCATCCCGGCCGACTCCCCCCTGGATGGGCGCACCTTGGCCGAAAGCCGGATCGGCTCGGCCCTGTTTTTGACCGTGGTGGCCCTGCGACGCAAGGGCTTGCTAATGCTGGCCCCCAGGGCCACGGACGTGCTTGAGGCCGGAGACACCGTCATCGTCCATGGTCAACCGGAACAGCTTCAACGATTCCACGGCGACCAACATCTGCGAGTGGAGCCGCTTGGCCGCTTGGACGCCCTGTTTTGCGAGCGCACGGCCATTGTCGAGGCCCATGTCGGCGAGCAGTCCCCTCTGGTCGGAACGACCCTGGCCCAAAGCGGCCTGCGCCGGGAGCATCTGGTCCAGGTGCTGCGCGTCCGCACGGCCGAGGGCCGAACCCTCAAGCATCCGCAGTATCACCGATTCACTCCGGGAGACCGCCTCTTGCTCCAAGGGGAGCGGGAGCCTCTGAAGAAGCTGGTTCAAAGCGGGATCGTCACGGACCCGATTTCGATTCAGACCGGCCCATTGCAAAATTTGAGAGCAGCTTCCAAAGAAAAATCGGGCGCACTTCCGGGCGGCGACGTCCACTTTCTGGCCGTGCGGGTGCCGGAGGGCTCCGTACTGGCCGGACGCGACCTGATGGACAGCCGACTGGGCAACGCTTTCGGCCTGACCGTGGTCAGCATCCTGCGGGACGACGCCATGGTCTGCATGCCCGCGGCCAGTGAAATCGTCCGCTCCGGAGACCTGCTCGTGCTGCAGGGCACGGAACGAGATCTGGAACTGCTGAAGGGGTTGCAGGAACTGACCATCGCCGAGCAGGATCCGGAGTTGCTGGCCGAGCTGGAATCCCAACAGGTGGCCGTGACCGAAGTCCTGCTTTCCCCCCGGACCTCCTTGGCCGGAAAGACCCTGGCCGATTTGATGTTTCGGGATCAATACGGGGTCAGCGTCCTGGCCGTCTGGCGCAAGGGTCGGGCCCATCGGACCGGGTTGCAGGATTTGCCTCTTCAATTCGGAGACGCCCTGCTGGTCCACGGCCCCCGGCGCAGCCTGGAGGCCATTGCCCGCAATCCGGACTTTCTCGTGCTCGATCAGGCCGCGGCCCAGGCTCCGCGTATGGAAAAGGCTCCCGTCGCCGTGTTGATCATGCTTTGCGTGGTGCTCAGCGCCGTTTTCGGGCTGTTGCCCATTGCCATCGCCGCGCTGGTGGGCTCGACCCTGATGGTTCTCCTTAAATGCATCAGTATGGACGAGGCCTACCGGGCCATCGAGTGGAAAGTCGTCTTCCTGATCGCCTGCATGCTGCCCCTGGGCGTGGCCGTGGAGAACACCGGCGCGGCTCAAGTGGGAGCCCAAGCCCTGATCTCCGTGGTCGGAGACCTCGGCCCCCGCTGGGTGGTCGCGGCCCTGTTTCTGGTCACGGTGCTCGGCACCCAGGTCATCCCCACGGCGGCCCTGGTGGTCCTGATGGCCCCGGTGGCCTTGACCACCGCCGAGACAATGGCCATTTCCCCCCAACTCCTGATGATGACCGTGGCCATGTCCGCTTCGTCCAGTTATGCCAGTCCGTTGTCCCACCCAGCCCATCTGCTGGTGATGAGTCCCGGCGGATACCGTTTCGTGGACTACATGAAACTGGGCGTCCCCCTGACCATCATCTCCATGTTGGTCTGCGTCTGGCTGCTGCCGGTTCTCTTCCCGGCGTAG
- a CDS encoding HPP family protein: MVIISRGRLEAMKLYWKSYLFQCIAASATIFAILLLVSIHRKPIIIASLAASTFIVFTIPTYLTARPRNLICGHLVGLLCGIFVAELIMPYFSPSMIVSEFWYAFAVGLSIFIMVATDTEHPPAAGTALGVVTLGFSLKLLFTVLISISFLAGVHYFFRNRLRDLTL, from the coding sequence GTGGTGATTATTTCCAGGGGCAGGTTGGAGGCGATGAAGTTGTATTGGAAAAGCTACCTTTTTCAGTGTATAGCTGCATCAGCCACCATATTCGCCATTCTATTGCTGGTCAGCATTCACAGGAAGCCCATCATCATCGCGTCTCTCGCGGCTTCAACCTTTATCGTGTTCACGATCCCCACCTATCTCACCGCCCGACCAAGAAATCTGATTTGCGGGCACCTTGTGGGCCTGCTCTGCGGTATTTTCGTTGCCGAGTTGATTATGCCGTATTTCAGCCCGAGCATGATTGTCTCTGAATTTTGGTATGCCTTTGCCGTTGGGTTGTCCATTTTCATCATGGTCGCAACCGACACGGAGCATCCACCAGCAGCCGGGACGGCACTTGGCGTGGTGACTCTTGGGTTTTCCCTAAAACTGCTTTTCACAGTTTTGATCAGCATATCCTTTCTCGCCGGCGTACATTATTTTTTCAGAAACAGACTGCGAGACCTCACTTTGTGA
- a CDS encoding BCCT family transporter: protein MFQDKVFLTSLVIVVVFVLAGVIDPELLDRASAVLHGAIIAHFGWAYMLSGFFFLVFCLVLALSRYGEIKLGRDHEKPEYTYFGWFSMLFAAGMGIGLIFWGVAEPLSHYMDPPEFIQPETGQAATFAMRYSFFHWGLHPWAIYIVMSLGIAYFSFRRGMPPLISSCFYPMLGNRIYGPIGNFIDIMAVFATIFGIATSLGLGAIQINSGLEHLYGLPSSTGFTLLIILVTTLLFMISAAVGLDKGIQTLSKTNILLAFALLLFMLVAGPTSYILNVFTDTIGGYMGNMLEMSLAVNPFLGQEWYKNWTLFYWAWWIAWSPFVGIFVARISRGRTIREFISGALLVPTLLTFVWFSVFGGASLFLELEQGTNIGLAVQSDVSTGLFLVFDHFPGALILSNAALVLLIVFFVTSADSATFVLGIMTSKGSPNPSLAKKITWGITQSSVAAILLVSGGLTALQRMAITAALPFNFILLFMCYNIWKALASEAPESRLRR, encoded by the coding sequence ATGTTCCAAGACAAGGTCTTTCTGACCTCGTTGGTCATTGTCGTCGTGTTCGTCCTCGCCGGAGTGATCGATCCGGAATTGCTGGACCGCGCCTCCGCCGTCCTTCACGGTGCGATCATCGCTCATTTCGGCTGGGCCTACATGCTCTCCGGCTTTTTCTTCCTGGTGTTCTGCCTGGTCCTGGCTTTGAGCAGATACGGCGAGATCAAACTGGGGCGGGATCATGAAAAGCCCGAGTACACCTACTTCGGCTGGTTCAGCATGCTGTTCGCCGCTGGAATGGGCATCGGCCTGATTTTCTGGGGCGTGGCCGAACCCCTCAGCCACTACATGGACCCGCCGGAATTCATCCAGCCGGAAACCGGACAGGCGGCGACGTTCGCCATGCGCTACAGCTTTTTCCATTGGGGGCTGCACCCCTGGGCGATCTATATCGTGATGAGCCTGGGCATCGCCTATTTTTCCTTCCGCCGCGGCATGCCGCCCCTGATCAGCTCCTGCTTCTACCCCATGCTCGGCAACCGCATCTACGGCCCCATCGGCAATTTCATCGACATCATGGCTGTTTTCGCCACCATTTTCGGAATCGCCACCTCCCTGGGGCTCGGCGCGATCCAGATCAACAGCGGCCTGGAGCACCTCTACGGCCTGCCTTCCTCCACCGGTTTCACGCTGCTGATCATCCTGGTGACGACGCTTCTCTTCATGATTTCCGCCGCGGTGGGGCTGGACAAGGGCATTCAGACCCTGAGCAAGACGAATATCCTCCTGGCCTTTGCCCTGCTCCTATTCATGCTGGTCGCCGGGCCGACCTCGTACATACTCAACGTGTTTACCGACACCATCGGCGGATACATGGGCAACATGCTGGAAATGAGCCTGGCGGTGAATCCGTTCCTGGGACAGGAATGGTACAAGAACTGGACCCTGTTCTACTGGGCTTGGTGGATCGCCTGGTCGCCCTTCGTGGGCATCTTCGTGGCCAGGATTTCCCGTGGCCGGACCATCCGGGAGTTCATCAGCGGAGCCCTGCTTGTGCCGACCTTGCTGACCTTTGTCTGGTTCAGCGTGTTCGGGGGCGCCTCTTTATTCCTGGAACTGGAACAAGGAACGAACATCGGCCTGGCGGTCCAAAGCGACGTGTCCACGGGCCTCTTTCTGGTCTTCGACCACTTTCCCGGTGCGCTGATCCTGTCCAACGCCGCCTTGGTGCTGCTGATCGTCTTTTTCGTGACTTCGGCGGACTCGGCCACCTTTGTCCTGGGCATCATGACCAGTAAAGGATCGCCCAACCCCTCCCTGGCCAAGAAAATCACATGGGGAATCACGCAATCCTCCGTTGCCGCCATCCTGCTCGTTTCCGGAGGCCTGACCGCCCTGCAGCGCATGGCCATCACCGCGGCATTGCCGTTCAATTTCATTCTGCTGTTCATGTGCTACAACATCTGGAAAGCCCTGGCGTCCGAAGCACCGGAGAGCCGGTTGCGGCGATGA
- a CDS encoding RluA family pseudouridine synthase, which produces MPGPRWTSAWNSTELAVPGVQVWTVSAPEAGQKLLQFLQRRLAGAVPASALQRWIRTGQVRVNGSRAKPGTRLEANHRVRIPPHDLPEPGPPAAPALDSPEDRLLHVVHEDYDLLVLAKPKGLPVHAGTGHQDSVADRLRSRFADHPWKPALVHRLDRDTSGLLIVAKTYARLQALQFLWRKGEVRKTYLVWVHGRPPWREPVLLRDETAKVRTDFGEKMRVGAGKPSRTLVRTLFQSKDAALVLVAPLTGRTHQIRVQLASRGHPLIGDVKYGGPPRPGGMLLHAWHIAWPGQEFHLLPNWSPPGALPPELSMKALSDATRELAGDRSVNDIPAL; this is translated from the coding sequence ATGCCGGGACCACGCTGGACATCGGCCTGGAATAGTACCGAACTAGCCGTGCCGGGGGTCCAAGTCTGGACGGTGAGCGCGCCCGAGGCCGGGCAGAAGCTGCTTCAGTTCCTCCAGCGCCGCTTGGCTGGCGCGGTCCCGGCTTCGGCATTGCAGCGTTGGATCCGTACCGGCCAAGTTCGTGTGAACGGGTCCCGGGCCAAGCCCGGGACCCGTCTTGAAGCGAACCACCGCGTCCGTATCCCGCCCCACGATCTTCCTGAACCCGGGCCGCCCGCCGCACCGGCTCTCGACAGTCCCGAAGATCGCCTTCTCCATGTGGTGCATGAAGACTACGACCTGCTCGTGCTGGCCAAACCCAAGGGCCTTCCGGTCCACGCCGGGACCGGCCACCAGGACAGCGTTGCGGATCGTCTGCGTTCCCGTTTCGCGGACCACCCCTGGAAGCCCGCCCTGGTTCATCGCCTGGACCGGGATACCTCCGGCCTGTTGATTGTTGCCAAGACCTACGCCCGGCTCCAGGCCTTGCAATTTCTGTGGCGCAAGGGGGAGGTCCGCAAAACCTATCTGGTCTGGGTCCATGGACGCCCCCCATGGCGCGAGCCGGTGTTGTTGCGAGACGAGACGGCCAAGGTCCGGACGGACTTCGGTGAAAAAATGCGCGTCGGCGCGGGCAAGCCCTCCCGCACCTTGGTCCGAACCCTCTTTCAGTCCAAGGACGCCGCCCTGGTCCTGGTCGCGCCGCTGACCGGGCGCACCCACCAGATTAGAGTGCAGCTTGCCTCCCGCGGACATCCCCTGATCGGAGACGTTAAGTACGGCGGCCCGCCACGCCCCGGCGGAATGCTGCTCCATGCCTGGCACATCGCCTGGCCTGGTCAAGAATTTCATCTGCTCCCGAACTGGTCTCCCCCCGGGGCATTGCCGCCCGAACTCTCCATGAAGGCGCTGTCCGATGCGACCCGCGAGTTGGCTGGGGACCGGTCGGTCAACGACATTCCCGCTCTCTAA